The region CGATCAGTGCGAGCCCCCACGCGGCGCTGGAACGCGCAAGGAGGCCCGTCAGCAGGAACCCCGGGAGCAGGACGAGGAGGACCTTCACCACCCGCGACCATCGCGGCGCCGCGATCGGGTCTCCCGAAAGCAGGTTGTCCAGGACGTTGGCGTGGATTTCCACTCCGGGCTGCGCGGGGTCGAGCGGTGTGGTGCGGATCTCCTTGAGCCCGGCGGCGGTGGTCCCGAGCAGGACGATCTTTCCCTTCAACCGTGCGGGGTCCGCGGTCCTCTCGAGGACATCGGCGGCGGACAGGTGTGGAAAGGTCCGATGGCTGCCGCGAAAGTTCACCAGCAGGCTACCGTGACGGTCGAGGGGGATACGCCTCCCGTCAAGATGCAGCGCCTCCGCCCCATCCGGTCCCGTTTCGAGGACGGCGTCGCCTCCGCGAGCCCTTAAATAAAGCGCCAGGGCAAGGTTCGGGTAGAGAGCCCCCTTGTGGCGGATCACCAGGGGGACACGACGCAAGACCCCGTCCGGGTCGGGGGTGACGTTGAAAAAGCCGGAGGAACCGGCCGCCGTCGACAGCGCGGGCAGGTTGCAGACGACCCCCTGGGGTTCGAAGAGACCGTCTTTGCCTCCCGCTCCTGCGCCGGTCCGAACCGCCGCGCGAAGGGGATGAAGGACACACCCGTTCCCCCGCGCCGTTTCGAAGTCGAAATGGTATCCGAGGACGAAGGGACCTCCGGCGAGCGTCGTCGCGAGGGCCCGGTCGGTGTCCAGTGCTTCCCGCGGAAAGCCCGTGAGGTCGATCCGCTTCCCGAGGTCCCGCAGGATCTCACCGGAGAGGGGCGCGAGGGACACACGGTCGGGTTCGGCGAACACCATGTCGAGCCCCACCGCCGTCGCGCCGTCCTCGCGAATCCGTTCCAGGAGGCGGGCGATCCGATACCGCGGCCATGGCCACTGTCCGAGGCGTTCGAGACTCGGCTCGTCGAGATCAACGATCGCGATCCGGCCGGACGCCGGATGTCGAGGGGCGGACCGGAGAAAAGAGTCGTAAACCTTCCCCTCGATGGAATCGGCCAGCGGAAGAGGCCAGATGGAGAGCGCCCCTCCGAGGAGGGTGAGGGCGACGCCTGCAAGGATTGTCGGAAGGGTGGTGTAGCGGACCGGGCCTCTCACCGTGCCGATTACCGGACCGTGATCTCCACACGGCGGTTCCGCGGTTCGGGGACCTGGTCGCCGGTGGGGACGAGGGGGTTGTCCTTCCCGTGGGACGTGATGTGGAGGATCGAGGGATCGACCCCGTTCTTGCGAAGGAGGGCGGCAATCACCTTTGCGCGTTTCAGGGAGAGGGCGTAGTTGTACTCTTTCTGTCCCAACGTGTCGGTGTGACCCACCACGCTGATGTCCACCGGAGCCCGGTCGCGGATCGTCGCCAGCACCTTCCGCAGCAGTTCCTGCGACTTCGTCGTGAGCTCGACCGAGTCGTGATAGAAGTAGAGGATGAACTGCTCAGGCGGCTTCGGGAGGGCCGCGAGGGCGGCACCCGCGATCGACTGCACCTCCTGTCTGGACATCACGGTGGGGAACCCGGGAGGGG is a window of Candidatus Deferrimicrobium sp. DNA encoding:
- a CDS encoding OmpA family protein; the protein is MSAIASRIRAVRLPRRSIVFPIAILLLAAACATGPKPSPPPSRDIIVLLPDDKGKTGAIVVSSAGVERRLDRPGQTVTVESGSPPGFPTVMSRQEVQSIAGAALAALPKPPEQFILYFYHDSVELTTKSQELLRKVLATIRDRAPVDISVVGHTDTLGQKEYNYALSLKRAKVIAALLRKNGVDPSILHITSHGKDNPLVPTGDQVPEPRNRRVEITVR
- a CDS encoding CHASE2 domain-containing protein; amino-acid sequence: MRGPVRYTTLPTILAGVALTLLGGALSIWPLPLADSIEGKVYDSFLRSAPRHPASGRIAIVDLDEPSLERLGQWPWPRYRIARLLERIREDGATAVGLDMVFAEPDRVSLAPLSGEILRDLGKRIDLTGFPREALDTDRALATTLAGGPFVLGYHFDFETARGNGCVLHPLRAAVRTGAGAGGKDGLFEPQGVVCNLPALSTAAGSSGFFNVTPDPDGVLRRVPLVIRHKGALYPNLALALYLRARGGDAVLETGPDGAEALHLDGRRIPLDRHGSLLVNFRGSHRTFPHLSAADVLERTADPARLKGKIVLLGTTAAGLKEIRTTPLDPAQPGVEIHANVLDNLLSGDPIAAPRWSRVVKVLLVLLPGFLLTGLLARSSAAWGLALIVPSAAGIWIGSWGLLAYRQVFVSPLLPVVTLAVVFTVLSSMRYMQADRQVRERTRKLALTQDAIIQSLAALTETRHHETGGHIQRTRHYIRVLAGRLQSRPGFRNQLDDTTVDLLFRLAPLHDIGKVGVRDRILLKPDRLTPEEYEEMKRHTLYGSETIRLAKRMMGEDAFFQIADDIVLNHHERWDGTGYPSGLREESIPLPGRLMAVADAYDAIISPRVYKLAQ